DNA from Asanoa sp. WMMD1127:
GGCCGTGCATCCCCAGCTGGCGGGCCTCGACCTGACGCTGACCGCCACCGACCCCGGCGCGCTGGGCGACGCGGACCTGGTCTTCCTCGCCCTGCCACATGGCGAGTCGGCCGCGCTCGCCGCCCAGCTGCCCGAATCGGTCAAGGTCGTCGACCTCGGCGCCGACCACCGGCTCACCGATGCCGCGGCCTGGGCCGACTACTACGGCGGTCCGCACGCCGGCGCCTGGACCTACGGCCTGCCGGAGCTGCCCGGCCAGCGCGCGGCGATCGCCGCCAGCGACCGGGTCGCCAACACCGGCTGCTACGCCGCGACGATCACGCTGGCCCTGGCGCCGCTGATCGCGGCCGGCGCGGTCGAGCCCGACGACGTCGTGGTGGTGGCCGCGTCCGGCACGAGCGGCGCCGGCCGGGCGGCCAAGCCGCACCTGCTGGCCACCGAGGTGATGGGCGACCTGTCGACCTACCGGACCGGCGCGCACCAGCACGTCCCGGAGATCAAGCAGGCCACCGGCGCGCGGTCGTTGTCGATGACGCCGCTGCTGGCCCCCATGCCGCGCGGCATCCTGGCCACGGTGACCGCCCGGCCGACCGGCGCCGCCGACGCGGCCGCGGTGCTCGCGGAGGCGTACGCCGGTGAGCCGTTCGTGCGGGTGCTGCCGGCCGGGACCTTCCCGCGGACCGCGGCCACCCTGGGCTCCAACACCTGCCACCTGCAGGCCACCGTCGACCGTGACTCCGGCCGGGTGATCGTGGTCAGCGCGCTCGACAACCTCGGCAAGGGCGCCGCCGGCCAGGCCGTCCAGTGCGCCAACCTCATGCTCGGCCTGCCGGAGACCACCGGCCTGTCCGCCTTCGGAGTGACGCCATGAGCGTGACGGCTCCACAGGGGTTTCGGGCGGCGGGGGTGGCCGCGGGGCTCAAGTCCAGTGGTGAGCCCGATGTCGCGCTGGTTGTCAACGACGGGCCCGAGGCCATGGTGGCCGGGGTG
Protein-coding regions in this window:
- the argC gene encoding N-acetyl-gamma-glutamyl-phosphate reductase, producing MGIRVAVAGASGYAGGELVRLIAGHPELDLHAVTAHSQAGQPLAAVHPQLAGLDLTLTATDPGALGDADLVFLALPHGESAALAAQLPESVKVVDLGADHRLTDAAAWADYYGGPHAGAWTYGLPELPGQRAAIAASDRVANTGCYAATITLALAPLIAAGAVEPDDVVVVAASGTSGAGRAAKPHLLATEVMGDLSTYRTGAHQHVPEIKQATGARSLSMTPLLAPMPRGILATVTARPTGAADAAAVLAEAYAGEPFVRVLPAGTFPRTAATLGSNTCHLQATVDRDSGRVIVVSALDNLGKGAAGQAVQCANLMLGLPETTGLSAFGVTP